One part of the Nostoc sp. PCC 7120 = FACHB-418 genome encodes these proteins:
- a CDS encoding NAD(P)/FAD-dependent oxidoreductase, with protein sequence MKTYDWIVVGGGMTGAVLAYELVKTGFSVLLLEKDAVAQNATRYSYGGLAYWSGSTPLTRQLCQEARDRYNILSQELDADIELRELDLLLTIPADSDLEVTAELYAQCAVPPCLLSVPEACELEPLLNPGAIAGALTVKHGHIHPQKTVQAYIQAFLRAGGELQIGEVLQVMSGGVKTTTATYHSANVVVCAGGLSRRLLKSAGVSIKVYFTHAEIIETPPVDSRLNTLVMPANLQRFKLESASTKVDELWDESGNQLLPPILDAGAVQFLDGSLRLGQISRVLTDVDADINHEESERWLRQSISQILPTLGDLPGDWHHCLVAFSSSGLPVIGAIPEFTGVHIFSGFSNPLVLIPPLAQRFAQFLSGTEDDIIPQFSDVLILTGS encoded by the coding sequence ATGAAAACTTACGATTGGATTGTGGTTGGCGGGGGAATGACGGGTGCTGTACTCGCCTATGAATTGGTGAAAACAGGCTTTAGTGTACTTTTATTAGAAAAAGACGCTGTAGCCCAGAATGCTACTCGTTACAGTTATGGCGGACTTGCCTATTGGTCGGGGAGTACACCATTAACAAGACAATTATGCCAGGAGGCGCGCGATCGCTACAATATTCTTTCCCAAGAGTTAGATGCTGATATTGAATTGCGAGAATTGGATTTATTGCTGACAATTCCTGCTGACAGTGACCTAGAAGTTACAGCAGAGTTGTATGCTCAGTGTGCAGTACCGCCATGTCTATTAAGTGTACCAGAAGCTTGTGAGTTAGAACCACTGTTGAACCCAGGAGCGATCGCAGGTGCGTTAACTGTCAAACATGGTCATATTCATCCCCAAAAAACTGTGCAAGCTTACATTCAAGCCTTTTTGCGTGCTGGGGGTGAGTTGCAAATAGGTGAAGTATTGCAGGTAATGTCAGGTGGTGTCAAAACGACTACTGCAACTTATCACAGTGCTAATGTAGTCGTTTGCGCTGGTGGACTCAGCCGACGCTTACTAAAATCAGCAGGTGTTTCCATTAAAGTGTATTTCACCCATGCAGAAATAATTGAAACTCCTCCCGTTGATTCGCGGTTAAATACTTTAGTCATGCCAGCGAACCTGCAAAGATTTAAATTAGAGTCTGCATCTACTAAAGTCGATGAATTATGGGATGAATCCGGTAATCAACTGTTACCACCTATATTAGATGCGGGTGCAGTTCAGTTTTTAGATGGAAGTTTACGCTTGGGTCAAATTAGTCGGGTACTGACAGATGTAGATGCTGATATCAACCATGAAGAAAGTGAGCGTTGGTTGCGACAAAGTATTAGTCAAATTTTACCTACATTAGGTGATTTACCAGGAGATTGGCATCATTGTTTAGTTGCATTTAGTAGTAGTGGCTTACCTGTAATTGGTGCTATTCCCGAATTTACAGGCGTGCATATTTTTTCTGGTTTCAGCAATCCTTTAGTTTTGATACCACCATTAGCACAGCGCTTTGCTCAATTTTTATCTGGCACAGAAGATGATATCATTCCCCAATTTTCTGATGTTTTAATATTGACTGGGAGTTAA
- a CDS encoding RNA recognition motif domain-containing protein has product MSIYVGNLSYSVTQDDLTKVFSEYGSVTRVQLPTDRETGRVRGFGFVEMESSAAEDAAIQALDGAEWMGRVLKVNKARPREEKGARSGGGSWSRNNGGY; this is encoded by the coding sequence ATGTCAATATACGTAGGGAATCTGTCCTACAGCGTCACACAAGACGACCTTACTAAAGTATTTTCCGAGTACGGTTCAGTCACACGCGTTCAGTTACCCACAGATAGAGAAACCGGACGTGTTCGCGGTTTTGGTTTCGTAGAAATGGAATCATCAGCCGCAGAAGATGCAGCCATTCAAGCTCTTGATGGCGCAGAATGGATGGGGCGTGTACTTAAAGTTAATAAAGCTCGTCCACGGGAAGAGAAAGGCGCTCGTTCCGGTGGGGGTAGTTGGTCAAGAAATAATGGTGGCTACTAA
- a CDS encoding DUF6745 domain-containing protein, giving the protein MINQLTNEQESLITVYREKWRNIALLTQRIKREKAIKAADLAYSLLGKSIPKIIFLESPNQFNNNFLKIDAHNLIEQSLVKQVQVKINLPLKEKINSQINTEIFKKVRGKIYYPFGGISKRLLMSISENQFLSWDDLNLITGWVYYATYIDYCISVLGCEYHHHLWEFWLALANECPWFFPYNHVCIICDRPLHIRFDNQNQLHAEGEPAVEFADGYSIYSYHGITLPEKYGKLHPQQWEPQWLLTETNAELRRVLIQGIGYARICQELQAVELDSWAEYTLVQIDNSIDVEPIYLLKMTCPSTGFIHVLRVPPQTKSAREAICWINWGTDPETFFVET; this is encoded by the coding sequence ATGATAAACCAGTTAACGAATGAGCAAGAAAGTTTGATTACGGTTTATCGAGAGAAGTGGCGAAATATTGCGCTTTTAACCCAAAGAATTAAACGAGAGAAAGCCATAAAAGCGGCAGATCTAGCATATTCTTTACTTGGTAAATCAATACCGAAAATTATCTTTTTAGAAAGCCCTAATCAATTTAATAATAATTTCCTAAAAATTGATGCACACAATTTAATAGAACAATCTTTAGTAAAACAAGTTCAAGTTAAAATAAATTTACCTCTTAAAGAGAAGATAAATAGTCAAATCAATACTGAGATATTCAAAAAGGTAAGAGGAAAAATTTATTATCCTTTTGGAGGTATAAGCAAGAGATTATTGATGTCTATTAGCGAGAATCAGTTTTTATCTTGGGATGATCTTAATTTAATAACAGGATGGGTATATTATGCAACTTATATTGATTATTGTATCTCTGTATTAGGTTGTGAATATCATCATCATCTTTGGGAGTTTTGGTTAGCACTCGCTAATGAGTGTCCCTGGTTCTTTCCTTATAATCATGTTTGTATTATCTGCGATCGCCCACTTCACATCCGCTTCGACAATCAAAATCAACTCCACGCCGAAGGCGAACCAGCTGTAGAGTTTGCAGATGGATACAGTATCTACTCCTATCACGGTATCACCCTACCGGAAAAATACGGCAAACTCCACCCGCAGCAATGGGAACCGCAATGGCTGTTAACAGAAACAAATGCTGAACTACGCCGCGTTTTGATTCAAGGTATAGGTTACGCTCGTATCTGCCAAGAATTGCAAGCGGTTGAATTAGATAGTTGGGCAGAATATACCCTTGTGCAGATTGACAACTCCATTGATGTTGAGCCAATCTACTTATTAAAAATGACCTGCCCCAGCACAGGATTCATTCACGTTTTGCGGGTTCCACCCCAGACAAAATCAGCCCGTGAAGCGATTTGCTGGATAAACTGGGGAACTGATCCAGAGACTTTCTTTGTAGAAACTTAA
- the topA gene encoding type I DNA topoisomerase, which yields MSTLVIVESPTKARTIRNYLPKDYRVEASMGHVRDLPQSASEIPASVKGEAWAQLGVNVDADFEPVYVVPKDKKKVVTQLKEALKDADELILATDEDREGESISWHLFQLLKPKVPTKRMVFHEITQEAIKKALKDCRNIDEQLVRAQETRRILDRLVGYTLSPLLWKKIAWGLSAGRVQSVAVRLLVTKERQRRAFHEGTYWDLKAYLEQSKSPFTAQLTTLAGTKVATGSDFDASTGRITAGRNVVLLSETEAVALQERLTGKPWNVSEVEERPVTRKPAPPFTTSTLQQESNRKLRLSARDTMRIAQNLYEQGYITYMRTDSVHLSEQAIAAARNCVEQLYGKQYLSPQKRQYTTKSKGAQEAHEAIRPAGSTFRTPQETGLGGRELALYDLIWKRTVACQMADSRQTQITVQLQVEDAGFRASGKRIDFPGYLRAYVEGSDDPEAALEDQEVILPSLKVGDHPDCQNIEAVGHETQPPARYTEATLVKTLESEGIGRPSTYASIIGTIIDKGYSQLVNNALIPTFTAFAVTDLLEKNFPDIVDPSFTSKMEQTLDDIADGEVEWLPYLKKFYLGDKGLETLVRERESLIDASKARTVELENLDAKVRIGKYGPYIEVENGDGVVTASIPKDLTPADLDPKQVEIILRQKTVGPDQLGRHPETGEPIYVKIGAYGPYVQLGDKSDENPKPKQASLPKGVTPENITLEKAIGLLSLPRTLGTHPGTGGKIQASLGRFGPYVVHDQGKEGKDYRSLKASDDVLTISLERALELISEPKKTRGSTSSKSKAALRELGTHPEDDAPINIYDGPYGPYIKHGKTNVGLPEGTSMEDVTLATALELLSAKTATAKTTRKTSKTSTTKSKSTAKSSNAATKKKGA from the coding sequence ATGTCAACTCTCGTCATTGTCGAATCTCCAACCAAAGCTCGTACCATTCGTAACTACCTGCCAAAAGACTATCGGGTAGAAGCGTCGATGGGTCATGTGCGTGACCTACCCCAGTCAGCTAGTGAAATTCCCGCCAGTGTTAAAGGGGAAGCATGGGCGCAGCTTGGGGTAAATGTGGACGCGGACTTTGAACCAGTGTATGTTGTCCCCAAAGACAAAAAGAAAGTTGTCACCCAGCTCAAAGAAGCGCTGAAAGATGCTGACGAACTGATTCTAGCAACTGACGAAGACCGAGAAGGTGAAAGCATCAGTTGGCATTTATTCCAGTTGCTGAAGCCAAAAGTACCGACAAAGCGGATGGTGTTTCATGAGATTACCCAAGAAGCCATCAAAAAAGCTTTGAAGGACTGCCGCAACATCGACGAGCAGCTAGTCCGCGCCCAGGAAACACGGCGGATTTTGGATCGTTTGGTGGGCTATACCCTCTCCCCTCTGCTGTGGAAAAAAATTGCTTGGGGACTATCTGCGGGACGGGTACAGTCTGTGGCGGTGCGACTGTTGGTAACCAAAGAACGCCAACGCCGGGCTTTCCATGAAGGTACCTACTGGGATTTAAAGGCGTATTTGGAGCAAAGCAAAAGTCCATTTACCGCCCAGCTAACCACCCTGGCAGGCACGAAAGTGGCAACTGGGAGCGATTTTGATGCGTCTACCGGCAGAATTACCGCCGGGCGTAATGTGGTGCTGCTGAGTGAAACAGAAGCAGTTGCTCTCCAAGAACGGCTGACTGGTAAACCTTGGAATGTCTCAGAGGTAGAAGAACGCCCAGTGACGCGCAAACCCGCGCCACCCTTTACCACTTCGACATTACAGCAGGAATCTAACCGGAAACTGCGCCTGTCAGCAAGGGACACCATGCGGATTGCCCAGAATTTATACGAGCAAGGGTATATTACCTATATGCGTACAGATTCAGTGCATTTGTCAGAACAGGCGATCGCAGCTGCTCGCAATTGTGTAGAACAATTATACGGCAAACAATATCTCAGTCCCCAGAAGCGCCAATACACCACCAAATCCAAAGGCGCACAAGAAGCCCACGAAGCCATTCGTCCGGCTGGTAGCACCTTCCGCACGCCCCAAGAAACCGGTTTAGGTGGTCGAGAACTTGCCCTCTATGATTTGATTTGGAAGCGTACCGTCGCCTGTCAAATGGCTGACTCTCGCCAAACCCAAATTACTGTGCAGTTGCAAGTAGAAGACGCTGGTTTCCGTGCTTCTGGTAAGCGGATTGACTTCCCTGGATATTTACGCGCCTACGTTGAAGGTTCCGATGACCCAGAAGCAGCCTTGGAAGACCAAGAGGTAATTTTGCCCAGTCTGAAAGTTGGGGATCATCCAGATTGTCAAAATATCGAAGCAGTTGGTCACGAAACCCAACCCCCAGCTAGATACACCGAAGCGACCCTAGTCAAAACCCTAGAAAGTGAAGGCATTGGTCGTCCTAGTACCTACGCCAGCATTATCGGCACAATTATCGATAAGGGTTATTCCCAATTGGTGAATAACGCCCTCATTCCCACCTTTACCGCTTTCGCCGTCACCGACTTGTTGGAAAAAAATTTCCCTGATATCGTTGACCCCAGCTTTACCTCCAAAATGGAGCAAACCTTGGATGATATTGCTGACGGTGAAGTTGAGTGGCTACCCTACTTAAAGAAATTTTATCTAGGGGATAAAGGTTTGGAAACTCTGGTCAGAGAACGAGAAAGCTTAATTGATGCCAGTAAAGCCAGAACTGTTGAACTAGAAAACTTAGACGCTAAAGTCCGTATTGGTAAATATGGGCCTTACATTGAAGTGGAAAACGGTGACGGTGTTGTCACAGCCTCAATTCCTAAAGACTTAACACCAGCTGACCTCGACCCCAAACAGGTGGAAATAATCCTGCGGCAAAAAACCGTCGGGCCAGACCAACTAGGCCGCCATCCTGAAACCGGCGAACCAATTTACGTGAAAATTGGTGCTTACGGGCCTTATGTCCAGTTGGGTGATAAGTCTGATGAAAATCCCAAACCCAAACAAGCTTCTCTACCCAAGGGAGTTACCCCAGAAAACATCACCTTAGAGAAGGCTATTGGTTTGTTATCACTACCCCGAACCTTAGGAACCCATCCTGGTACTGGCGGGAAGATCCAAGCCAGTCTAGGACGTTTTGGCCCTTACGTCGTCCATGACCAAGGTAAAGAAGGTAAAGACTACCGTTCTCTCAAAGCGAGTGATGATGTTTTAACAATTTCTTTAGAAAGAGCGCTGGAGTTGATATCCGAACCGAAGAAGACCCGTGGTTCTACTAGTAGTAAATCAAAGGCTGCTTTACGGGAATTAGGTACACACCCAGAGGATGATGCACCCATAAATATCTACGACGGCCCCTATGGCCCTTATATTAAACACGGTAAGACCAATGTAGGTCTTCCTGAGGGGACTTCAATGGAAGATGTAACATTAGCTACGGCATTAGAGTTACTATCTGCCAAAACGGCAACGGCTAAAACCACACGCAAAACAAGTAAAACCAGTACAACTAAATCCAAATCAACGGCAAAATCATCTAACGCTGCTACGAAAAAGAAGGGGGCGTAA
- the aroQ gene encoding type II 3-dehydroquinate dehydratase, translated as MQPLSILVLHGPNLNLLGKREPGVYGSTTLAEINSLLAEAALKLQAKVFPLQSNHEGVLVDAIHEALGKHQGILINAGAYTHTSVALRDAIAAVNLPTVEVHLSNIYRREDFRHHSYIAPVVIGQISGFGVQSYLLGLQGLVAHLKG; from the coding sequence GTGCAACCTCTAAGTATTTTGGTGCTGCACGGGCCAAACCTAAATTTGCTGGGAAAAAGAGAACCAGGAGTTTATGGCTCCACAACTTTGGCTGAGATTAATAGCTTATTGGCAGAAGCAGCCCTCAAGTTACAGGCAAAAGTGTTTCCCCTACAGTCCAATCATGAAGGCGTGTTAGTAGATGCTATTCATGAGGCGTTGGGGAAACATCAGGGAATTTTGATTAATGCAGGAGCTTATACCCATACCAGCGTAGCTTTACGAGATGCGATCGCTGCTGTAAATTTACCCACAGTAGAAGTCCATCTCAGTAATATCTATCGCCGAGAAGATTTCCGCCATCATTCCTACATCGCCCCCGTAGTTATTGGTCAAATTAGTGGCTTTGGTGTGCAAAGCTATTTATTAGGATTGCAGGGGTTAGTGGCGCATTTGAAGGGATGA
- a CDS encoding ADP-ribosylglycohydrolase family protein, with product MRYSLVSRFKGAFVGGVLGENLAKGGVKNNSERSSNFARSIIPGTESLIKLGNLDIDEWLALYQKEFIASSATSGIKNNTIFATIPVALFFHENPVKLRQNLARVSNIWDDALVVRDSTLAIGYAIAQSLTEKLHLHTLIPQIISFIGETKTLLPQKLLIIHKLLEEQAGLERLQAELSREEKLSYATAVAFYCFLSTLEDFRFSVLRSLQLESIHSQTITAITGALSGGYNSTVGIPANWQTSLLPTNSAANEETNLWQMLELADALAAVWSGVYNLPLHSREFSESGFIMLNQPVPFSVYAAPHIIRGR from the coding sequence ATGCGCTACTCGTTGGTTAGTAGGTTTAAGGGTGCTTTTGTTGGAGGAGTATTAGGGGAAAATTTGGCTAAGGGTGGAGTAAAGAATAACAGCGAACGTTCCTCCAACTTTGCTAGAAGTATTATTCCTGGTACTGAAAGTTTAATTAAGCTGGGAAATCTAGATATAGATGAGTGGCTAGCACTTTATCAAAAAGAATTTATTGCTTCATCTGCAACCTCAGGTATCAAAAACAATACAATTTTTGCCACAATCCCAGTAGCGCTTTTTTTTCATGAAAATCCTGTGAAACTGCGTCAAAATTTGGCGCGGGTGTCAAATATCTGGGATGATGCTCTAGTTGTTCGTGATAGTACACTAGCAATAGGGTATGCGATCGCTCAATCACTGACAGAAAAGCTGCACCTCCACACCCTGATACCGCAAATAATCTCTTTTATTGGAGAAACCAAGACATTACTTCCACAAAAATTATTAATAATACACAAACTGTTAGAAGAACAGGCCGGTTTAGAAAGACTACAAGCTGAGTTGAGTAGAGAAGAGAAACTTTCTTATGCTACTGCTGTGGCATTTTATTGCTTTCTCAGCACCTTGGAAGACTTTCGTTTCTCAGTTTTGCGTAGTTTGCAACTAGAATCTATTCACTCACAGACAATAACAGCTATTACTGGTGCTTTGTCTGGAGGTTATAACAGTACTGTAGGTATTCCTGCTAATTGGCAGACTTCACTTTTACCAACTAACTCAGCAGCCAACGAAGAAACCAACCTCTGGCAGATGCTAGAATTGGCCGATGCTCTTGCTGCGGTGTGGTCGGGGGTGTATAATCTTCCCCTACATTCCAGAGAGTTTTCAGAATCAGGGTTTATCATGCTTAATCAACCGGTTCCATTTTCTGTTTATGCAGCGCCTCACATTATTCGAGGGCGTTAG
- a CDS encoding HD family phosphohydrolase: MAKSFKKKSWVDAANLGWVHEQRSSVVLAIAVVSLTGIIGHKLYNQPKLKIGTVAPQTIKAPHTASIENKKRTEVERKAASKSSTPVLMVDAKITAQIDQNLEKMLEQGNEIRISAGSFPFYDTSVLSLSSQHYLRSCSDAEWQMMLMALENTGQKRLGLFLEKPRTRLHKQENSQNFPNTKTQTSLVFPPPTVSLSQESPVLGISIDAGQPEESISSPKTQNPEVSTNTQFVQALAELATFRMTTANQNLPRLINQITQAREAYAQARVQILHVDTITTQTIYHETVLLELSDYEWTQTQKGIRQGAERILAQGIPAGLPQSVLQNAVTLQVQAFVPKNAESLATKLLLAVLEPNLKKDEEQTRKYAQKAASVIEPVMVEVKRGAIIVNKGKEITEWDFEVLDHYQLISRENNWLALLKLGGLVTGGICIFALVETRSKCPLRQRDRLLVLLLTLSTPGVLAMGVPYTTWSAVGLLLGSFYGRELSMTVIGLLLFILPMSMEISTIGLVAGAAGGILGSYIAHRLRSREELALLGGAIALTQGGVYLLMKVLIGAAFGSSWYLILQEAGLFTLSGLAWSVVALGLSPYLEKLFDLVTPIRLAELANPNRPLLKRLATETPGTFQHTLFVATLAEAAAKHLGCNVELVRAGTLYHDIGKMHDPLGFIENQMGGPNKHETEIKDPWKSAEIIKKHVSEGLVMARRHLLPTAIQAFIPEHQGTMLIAYFHHQAEQMAQADPNIVVKEVDFRYDGPIPQSRETGIVMLADACEAALRSLKDVNTEQALTVLNNILRARWQDNQLIDSGLTREEMSQIAEIFVEVWQQFHHKRIAYPKMKSGKG; the protein is encoded by the coding sequence ATGGCAAAATCGTTCAAAAAGAAAAGTTGGGTAGATGCAGCAAATCTGGGCTGGGTGCATGAACAGCGTTCATCCGTTGTTTTGGCGATCGCAGTTGTTTCTCTTACGGGAATAATCGGTCATAAGTTATACAATCAACCAAAGCTGAAAATAGGGACTGTTGCACCCCAAACGATTAAAGCGCCTCATACTGCTAGTATCGAAAATAAAAAGCGTACTGAAGTTGAGCGCAAAGCAGCTAGTAAAAGTTCGACACCAGTGTTAATGGTCGATGCCAAAATCACAGCACAAATCGACCAAAACTTAGAGAAAATGCTGGAGCAGGGGAACGAAATTCGCATATCTGCTGGTTCTTTCCCTTTTTATGATACTTCAGTCCTGTCCTTATCTAGCCAGCATTACCTGCGCTCTTGTTCTGATGCAGAATGGCAAATGATGCTGATGGCTTTAGAAAATACGGGTCAAAAAAGGTTGGGATTGTTCTTAGAAAAACCCAGGACTCGCCTGCACAAACAAGAAAATTCCCAGAATTTCCCGAATACGAAAACACAAACTTCTTTAGTATTTCCCCCTCCGACAGTTTCCCTCAGTCAGGAAAGTCCAGTTCTAGGTATTTCTATTGACGCTGGTCAACCAGAGGAAAGTATATCTTCCCCAAAAACACAAAATCCTGAAGTCTCTACAAACACTCAGTTTGTGCAAGCGTTGGCAGAATTAGCTACTTTTCGGATGACAACTGCCAATCAAAATTTGCCTAGACTCATCAACCAAATTACTCAAGCAAGGGAAGCTTATGCCCAAGCTAGAGTCCAAATTTTACACGTAGATACAATTACAACACAGACAATTTATCACGAAACTGTTCTCCTGGAATTGTCAGATTATGAATGGACTCAAACACAAAAGGGAATCCGCCAAGGTGCAGAACGGATTTTAGCCCAAGGTATTCCTGCGGGTTTACCCCAAAGTGTTTTACAAAATGCCGTAACTTTGCAAGTGCAGGCTTTTGTCCCCAAAAATGCGGAATCTTTAGCGACTAAACTATTGTTGGCTGTACTGGAACCAAATCTGAAGAAAGATGAGGAACAAACCAGAAAATACGCTCAAAAAGCCGCATCTGTTATTGAACCTGTGATGGTAGAGGTGAAACGAGGTGCAATTATCGTTAACAAAGGGAAGGAAATTACTGAGTGGGATTTTGAGGTATTAGATCATTATCAACTGATTAGCCGAGAAAATAACTGGTTAGCCTTGCTGAAATTAGGCGGTTTGGTGACAGGGGGAATTTGTATATTTGCTCTAGTCGAAACTCGGAGTAAATGCCCACTTAGACAACGCGATCGCCTGTTAGTTTTATTACTTACCTTGAGTACGCCAGGAGTCCTGGCAATGGGTGTACCCTACACGACTTGGAGCGCTGTCGGTTTGCTGTTGGGTAGCTTCTATGGCCGGGAGTTGAGTATGACAGTTATCGGCTTACTCCTGTTCATACTACCCATGAGTATGGAAATTAGCACCATTGGGCTAGTAGCTGGTGCGGCTGGGGGAATTTTAGGTAGTTACATCGCCCACAGATTGCGATCGCGTGAGGAATTAGCGCTTTTGGGTGGGGCGATCGCTCTTACTCAAGGTGGCGTTTACCTACTAATGAAAGTCCTGATTGGTGCGGCTTTTGGCTCCTCCTGGTATCTCATCCTCCAAGAAGCAGGGTTATTTACTTTATCTGGGCTGGCTTGGAGTGTGGTGGCTTTGGGCTTAAGTCCTTATTTAGAAAAGCTATTTGATTTAGTTACCCCCATTCGCTTGGCAGAATTAGCAAATCCCAATCGACCTTTATTAAAACGGTTAGCGACAGAAACACCAGGGACATTTCAACACACCCTATTTGTGGCAACCCTGGCGGAAGCTGCGGCGAAACACCTGGGATGTAATGTGGAATTGGTGAGGGCTGGGACTTTGTATCACGATATTGGCAAAATGCACGACCCCCTGGGCTTTATTGAAAACCAAATGGGGGGGCCAAATAAACACGAAACGGAAATCAAAGACCCGTGGAAGAGTGCAGAAATTATTAAAAAGCACGTCAGTGAAGGCTTGGTAATGGCGCGCAGACATCTTTTACCCACAGCGATTCAAGCTTTTATCCCCGAACATCAAGGGACGATGTTGATTGCCTATTTTCATCATCAAGCAGAACAGATGGCACAGGCAGATCCTAACATTGTCGTCAAGGAAGTGGATTTTCGCTACGACGGCCCGATTCCCCAATCGCGGGAAACGGGAATAGTGATGTTGGCTGATGCTTGTGAAGCTGCACTGCGATCGCTCAAGGATGTAAATACTGAACAGGCATTAACTGTACTAAATAATATTCTCCGCGCTAGATGGCAAGACAATCAACTCATTGATTCCGGTTTAACACGGGAAGAAATGTCACAAATTGCCGAAATCTTTGTAGAAGTTTGGCAACAGTTTCATCATAAACGCATTGCTTATCCCAAGATGAAGTCTGGTAAGGGGTAA